The Methanomethylovorans hollandica DSM 15978 genome includes a region encoding these proteins:
- the mtaA gene encoding methylcobamide:CoM methyltransferase MtaA — protein sequence MPIGGSHIPNSLRTNLMYVFKEKPVSRVPALSFTQTGTVELMNISGSSWPEAHINPEKMALLAIEGNRTGGLEAVRIPYCLTILSQAMGCEVNMGTCDIQPSIRSHPATKNIDAIKVPDNLIEKGRISVVLESTILLKETVGDDLPIIVGLEGPATVASHLAGVDNYLIWTMKSIDKLIELLRITTDACIEYANALTDQGADVIVISDGVAGPDLLSPSIFENIMVPEYQRFCRSVKGIKVLHMCGNANPILRSLAACGFDGISVEEKVKDLNYAKSIIGSRVKLIGNISTSGTLLFGSPDNVKSEVFKCLKEGIDVLAPSCGIAPRTPTRNIRAFVQARDEYYSQLLL from the coding sequence ATACCGATAGGGGGATCTCACATACCTAACTCACTAAGAACAAATCTTATGTATGTGTTTAAAGAGAAGCCAGTATCAAGGGTTCCTGCACTTTCCTTTACTCAGACAGGTACTGTGGAACTTATGAATATCTCAGGCTCCTCCTGGCCCGAGGCACATATAAATCCAGAAAAGATGGCCTTACTGGCAATCGAAGGCAATCGTACAGGTGGGCTGGAGGCCGTTAGGATACCATACTGTCTCACAATCCTTTCCCAAGCCATGGGATGTGAAGTGAACATGGGAACTTGTGATATACAGCCCTCTATAAGATCCCATCCAGCTACAAAGAATATAGATGCGATCAAAGTACCAGATAATCTCATAGAAAAAGGAAGGATCTCCGTGGTGCTGGAGTCCACAATTCTTCTAAAGGAAACTGTAGGGGATGATCTGCCTATAATTGTAGGCCTGGAAGGACCTGCTACAGTCGCATCACATCTTGCAGGTGTCGATAATTATCTAATTTGGACCATGAAATCTATTGATAAGCTTATTGAACTACTTAGAATTACCACGGATGCATGCATTGAATATGCTAATGCACTCACCGATCAAGGTGCAGATGTGATAGTGATATCTGATGGTGTTGCAGGCCCGGATCTGCTTAGTCCGTCTATCTTTGAAAATATCATGGTTCCAGAGTATCAGCGTTTCTGCAGAAGTGTGAAAGGTATAAAGGTACTCCACATGTGCGGAAATGCAAACCCTATTCTTCGTTCACTTGCAGCTTGTGGTTTTGATGGCATAAGTGTTGAAGAGAAAGTAAAAGATCTTAATTATGCCAAATCTATAATTGGGAGCAGAGTAAAACTCATTGGAAATATCTCTACATCTGGCACATTACTTTTCGGGTCGCCTGATAACGTCAAGTCAGAGGTTTTTAAATGCTTGAAGGAAGGGATAGATGTACTTGCCCCTAGTTGTGGAATAGCACCTCGTACACCAACTAGGAACATAAGAGCATTTGTTCAAGCAAGAGATGAGTATTACTCACAACTTTTACTATAA